A genomic stretch from Carassius auratus strain Wakin chromosome 37, ASM336829v1, whole genome shotgun sequence includes:
- the myof gene encoding myoferlin isoform X4, with product MKKWILLNDPDDSSSGAKGYLKVSMFVLGTGDEPPVEKKEQDNDKDDVESNLLLPTGVALRWVTLKLKVFRAEDIPQMDDSFTQTLKAAFGGQENKKNLVDPFVEAWFAGKKLCTQIIEKNANPEWNQQLNLQVKFPSMCERIRLTVFDWDRLSGNDAIGTTYLDLTKVASSGGEIEGDHAGDEFSADEGETENSEMGFLPAFGPCYINLYGSPREFSGLSDPYEDLNFGKDEGVAYRGRILVELSTKLDGKADKSVEEIPSDDILVVQKYQRRRKYCLCAVFHSATMIQEPGEPIQFEVSIGNYGNKNDLTCKPLASTTQYSCAVFDGNNYYYLPWADTKPVIALTSFWEDISHRLDSVNIILYISNRLQTNLNVLKSAVQSKATDERLLEIWLKLMNQLMEDISSVKIPDLEGKPNLTALDIQMKLLRDSALKNIMKGAKHLFEEATDVNKCLSIIEGWLDKLKQLAEESQISMPDVIIWMLRGEKRVAYTRIPAHQVLYSSYSEQACGQFCGKTQTVFMKYPMDKKKGLKIPIQLRVNMWLGLATEEKKFNQYAEGMFKVFAELYENQAHVLGKWGTTGLLSRSKYSDVTGKVKLKQEYFLPPVGWEWDGDWCVDPEKTLLTEADAGHTEFVDEVYENETRLPGGEWKLAAESYTDVNGEKVRGPTEIECPPGWKWEDNWTFDGNRAVDEKGWEYGLTIPPDDKPKSWVATEKMYHIHRRRRMIRPRKRIPGAKTAADTKDKGDAEGWEYSSLIGWKFHRQERSSDTFRRRRWRRKMTPADRVGASAIFKLEGSLGQGVDTESKSDEKGNKAEASVKQFGANTPTVSCIFDQSYVYHLRVYVYQARNLTSLDKDSFSDPYVHVSFLHLSQTTETIRSTLNPTWDQTLIFKNVEIYGDPQSLAQNPPLVVMEIFDSDQVGKDEMLGRSTCIPLVKLTSGMDVSPKLLWEPVMHKNAPAGEVLVAAELFLKTKGNDTELPLVPPKRGEKLYMVPQGVRPVVQLTAIEVLAWGLRNMKTYQLAPVTSPILVVECGEERVQTAVIKNMKKCPNFPGNVLLLKVLLPKEEMYTPPIVLKVIDHRPFGRKPVVGQCTISSLEEFRCDPYATIAEVAMSSKVALMAASPRDLHVNIDDGAQHLLEAQYFYGISAAVDKMATASHIQREKEKETVDWWSKFYASVGESEKCRPYLDKGYDTLEVYDHELESVKQFMGLTDFCNTFKLHRGKNESDDDDPAVVGEFKGSFKMYPLSDDPGVPPPPRQFIELPDSISQECVVRIYVVQAIDLQPKDNNGKCDPYIKISLGKKSIDDRDNYIPYSLNPVFGRMFEMTCFLPQDKDLKIAVYDFDLLSRDEKVGETVIDLENRLLSRFGSYCGLAQTYCISGPNQWRDQLKPSQILAQLARWKGLSPPRSEDNGNTLSFGGRLYCLSDFEANKEIHQHLGPPSERIALHVLRTQGLVPEHVETRTLYSSFQPTLPQGKLQMWVDIFPKRLGPPGPPFDISPRKAKKYFLRVIVWNTSDVVLDETSITSEKMSDIYVKGWMPGMEEDKQKTDVHYRSLDGEGNFNWRFVFGFEYLPAEQLCLVSKKEHFWSLDKSEFRIPPKLIVQIWDNDKFSLDDYLGAIELDLQHLINPSKMPEKCSLSMVPDGTTPPKSDQFKSLFDQKSVRGWWPCYMDKDGKRELGGKVELTLEIVNEKEADERPAGKGRDEPNMNPKLDPPKRPETSFFWFSNPCKTCKFIVWRRFKWLFIGLVVLILVLLFIGILLYSLPNYISMKIVKPFN from the exons GTGGAAAAGAAGGAGCAGGACAATGATAAAGATGATGTGGAGAGTAACCTGCTGCTGCCCACTGGTGTAGCTCTCCGATGGGTTACTCTTAAACTCAAAGTGTTTCGGGCTGAGGACATCCCCCAGA tgGATGATTCCTTCACCCAGACTTTAAAAGCAGCATTTGGGGgtcaagaaaacaagaaaaatctaGTGGATCCATTTGTTGAGGCCTGGTTTGCTGGCAAAAAG CTCTGTACACAAATAATTGAGAAAAACGCAAACCCCGAGTGGAACCAACAGCTCAACCTACAGGTTAAG TTCCCGTCCATGTGTGAAAGAATCAGGCTGACTGTATTTGACTG GGATCGCCTCAGTGGGAATGATGCCATAGGCACCACGTATCTGGATCTGACCAAAGTAGCATCCTCTGGTGGTGAAATTGAAG GGGATCATGCAGGAGATGAGTTTTCAGCAGATGAAG GAGAGACTGAGAATTCTGAGATGGGCTTCCTGCCTGCTTTTGGGCCGTGCTATATAAATCTGTATGGCAGCCCGAGAGAGTTCTCAGGCTTGTCTGACCCATATGAAGACCTTAATTTTGGCAAG GATGAAGGGGTGGCTTACCGAGGCAGAATTCTTGTTGAACTCTCTACAAAACTTGATGGAAAGGCTGACAAGTCTGTGGAAGAAATACCAAGCGACGATATCTTGGTAGTTCAG AAATACCAGCGCAGAAGGAAGTATTGTCTGTGTGCAGTGTTTCATAGTGCAACTATGATCCAAGAACCCGGGGAGCCTATTCAGTTTGAAGTTAGCATTGGCAACTATGGCAACAAGAACGACCTAACATGCAAACCTCTGGCGTCGACCACACAATACAGCTGTGCTGTTTTTGATG GTAATAATTACTACTACCTGCCCTGGGCCGACACTAAGCCTGTGATTGCTCTCACGTCCTTTTGGGAGGATATCAGTCACCGGTTAGACTCAGTAAACATCATTCTGTATATATCTAACCGTTTG CAAACCAACCTCAATGTGTTAAAGTCTGCAGTACAGTCCAAAGCTACAGATGAAAGACTTTTAGAAATCTGGTTGAAGCTTATGAATCAGTTAATGGAAGATATCAGCAG TGTCAAAATCCCTGACCTGGAGGGGAAGCCCAATCTCACAGCCCTGGATATTCAGATGAAGTTGTTGCGGGACAGTGCTCTGAAGAACATCATGAAGGGAGCAAAACACTTGTTTGAGGAAGCCACAGATGTCAATAAGTGCTTGAGCATCATTGAAGGCTGGTTAGACAAACTCAAGCAACTCGCCGAGGAG TCTCAGATCAGCATGCCTGATGTGATTATCTGGATgttgagaggagagaagagggtAGCGTACACACGCATCCCAGCCCATCAAGTGCTCTATTCATCCTACAGTGAGCAGGCGTGTGGTCAGTTCTGCGGAAAGACCCAGACTGTCTTTATGAAG TATCCCATGGACAAGAAAAAAGGTTTGAAAATTCCCATCCAGTTACGTGTGAACATGTGGCTTGGGCTGGCAACAGAAGAAAAGAAGTTCAATCAGTATGCAGAGGGAATGTTCAAAGTATTTGCAGAAttg TATGAAAACCAGGCTCATGTTCTGGGAAAATGGGGCACCACTGGTCTGCTGAGTCGTAGCAAGTATTCTGATGTCACAGGCAAAGTGAAGCTAAAGCAGGAGTATTTTTTGCCCCCTGTTGGCTGGGAGTGGGATGGTGACTGGTGTGTTGATCCAGAGAAAAC CTTGCTGACTGAGGCTGATGCAGGACACACAGAGTTCGTGGATGAGGTCTATGAGAACGAGACTCGATTACCAGGCGGAGAATGGAAGCTTGCAGCAGAGTCTTACACTGATGTG aatggagaaaaggTTCGGGGCCCTACAGAGATTGAATGTCCTCCTGGCTGGAAGTGGGAGGATAACTGGACTTTTGATGGCAACCGTGCTGTCGATGAAAAAG GTTGGGAATATGGCCTCACTATTCCACCTGATGATAAGCCCAAATCCTGGGTGGCAACTGAGAAGATGTACCACATTCATCGTCGCAGAAGAATGATCCGACCTCGCAAAAGGATTCCTGGTGCCAAAACAGCTGCTGAT ACAAAGGATAAAGGAGATGCAGAGGGATGGGAATACTCCtcactgattggctggaagttccaCAGGCAGGAGCGATCATCTGACACGTTCCGTCGGCGGCGTTGGAGAAGGAAGATGACACCTGCTGATCGGGTTGGAGCCTCGGCCATTTTCAAACTGGAGGGATCTCTG GGACAGGGAGTCGACACAGAATCTAAAAGTGATGAAAAAGGCAATAAAGCAGAAGCTTCAGTTAAGCAGTTTGGAGCCAACACACCGACTGTATCGTGCATATTTGACC AATCCTACGTATACCACTTGAGAGTCTATGTTTACCAGGCCAGAAACCTTACTTCTCTGGACAAAGACAGCTTCTCAG ATCCATACGTCCATGTGTCATTTTTGCATCTCAGCCAAACGACAGAGACAATCCGAAGTACCTTGAACCCGACATGGGATCAGActcttatttttaaaaatgtggaaatCTATGGTGATccccagtctcttgctcaaaatccacCTCTTGTGGTTATGGAAATCTTTGACAGCGATCAAGTG GGTAAGGATGAAATGCTTGGCAGAAGTACATGCATACCATTGGTGAAGTTGACTTCAGGTATGGATGTATCCCCTAAACTCCTCTGGGAGCCTGTAATGCACAAAAATGCTCCTGCTGGGGAGGTTCTGGTGGCTGCAGAGCTCTTTCTGAAGACCAAG GGAAATGACACTGAACTTCCTCTTGTTCCCCCCAAACGAGGAGAGAAACTCTATATGGTTCCTCAAGGGGTGCGACCTGTGGTGCAGCTAACTGCCATAGag GTTCTAGCTTGGGGATTGCGTAACATGAAGACGTATCAGCTGGCTCCAGTGACGTCACCCATTCTGGTGGTGGAGTGCGGAGAAGAGAGGGTTCAGACAGCTGTCATCAAAAACATGAAGAAGTGCCCTAATTTTCCAGGAAATGTCCTCTTATTAAAAGTG cTTCTACCCAAAGAAGAGATGTATACTCCCCCTATAGTCCTGAAAGTCATCGACCACAGACCCTTTGGACGAAAACCTGTGGTGGGTCAATGCACCATCAGTTCCCTGGAAGAGTTTCGATGTGATCCTTATGCCACAATCGCAGAAGTGGCCATGTCTTCAAAAG TGGCTTTGATGGCAGCTTCTCCTAGAGACCTCCATGTAAACATAGATGACGGCGCACAGCATCTTCTAGAAGCTCAG tatttttatggCATCTCAGCTGCTGTTGACAAAATGGCCACTGCTAGTCACATTCAA CGCGAGAAG GAGAAAGAGACTGTTGATTGGTGGAGTAAGTTTTATGCTTCTGTTGGAGAGAGCGAGAAATGCCGCCCATACCTTGACAAAGGTTATGACACATTGGAG GTATATGACCATGAGCTTGAAAGTGTAAAACAATTCATGGGTCTCACTGATTTCTGCAACACCTTCAAACTGCATCGTGGGAAAAATGAAAGTGACGATGATGACCCCGCTGTAGTTGGAGAATTCAAG GGCTCCTTTAAGATGTACCCATTGTCAGATGACCCAGGGGTGCCCCCTCCACCACGTCAGTTCATAGAGCTGCCCGACAGCATCTCACAGGAGTGTGTGGTCAGAATCTATGTGGTTCAAGCCATCGACCTGCAACCCAAAGACAACAATGGCAAA TGTGACCCATACATTAAAATCTCTTTGGGGAAAAAGTCTATTGATGACAGAGACAACTATATACCATACTCTCTTAACCCAGTGTTTGGAAG gatgtttgaaatgacatgctTCCTCCCACAAGACAAAGACCTGAAAATTGCCGTCTATGACTTTGATTTGCTCAGCCGTGATGAGAAAGTTGGGGAGACGGTGATTGACTTGGAGAACCGCCTTCTTTCTCGCTTTGGTTCTTACTGTGGTTTAGCCCAGACATACTGCAT tTCTGGACCAAACCAGTGGCGCGATCAACTCAAACCATCTCAGATTCTTGCACAACTGGCCCGGTGGAAAGGCTTAAGTCCACCCAGGAGTGAAGACAACGGAAACACCTTATCTTTTGGTGGCCGATTGTACTGCCTTTCTGACTTTG AAGCAAACAAGGAAATCCACCAACATCTGGGTCCTCCAAGTGAGCGGATCGCTCTCCACGTCCTCAGAACTCAAGGCCTGGTTCCGGAACATGTTGAAACCAGAACTCTTTACAGTAGCTTCCAGCCGACTCTCCCACAG GGAAAACTACAGATGTGGGTTGACATTTTCCCAAAAAGGCTTGGGCCTCCTGGACCTCCTTTTGACATCTCTCCACGTAAAGCAAAAAA GTATTTCCTGCGCGTCATTGTTTGGAACACATCTGACGTCGTTTTGGATGAAACCAGCATTACTAGTGAAAAAATGAGTGACATCTATGTAAAGGG TTGGATGCCAGGTATGGAAGAAGATAAGCAAAAAACAGATGTCCATTACCGATCTTTGGATGGCGAAGGCAATTTCAACTGGAGATTTGTCTTTGGATTTGAATACTTGCCTGCGGAGCAGCTGTGTCTCGTATCTAAAAAG GAACATTTCTGGAGCCTCGACAAATCTGAGTTTAGAATCCCACCCAAGCTGATTGTCCAAATATGGGATAATGACAAATTCTCTCTGGATGATTATCTAG GTGCTATTGAACTGGATCTGCAGCACCTCATCAACCCCTCCAAAATGCCAGAGAAATGTAGCCTTAGCATGGTGCCGGATGGAACCACACCTCCAAAATCAGACCAATTTAAGTCTCTTTTTGATCAGAAGTCAGTTAGAGGATGGTGGCCATGCTACATGGATAAAGATGGGAAGAGGGAACTCGGT GGAAAGGTTGAGCTGACTTTGGAGATTGTGAATGAGAAGGAAGCGGATGAGAGACCTGCCGGAAAAGGCAGAGATGAACCCAATATGAATCCGAAACTGGATCCTCCAAA GAGACCTGAAACCTCGTTTTTTTGGTTTTCAAATCCATGCAAGACGTGCAAGTTCATAGTGTGGCGAAGATTTAAGTGGCTCTTCATCGGATTGGTTGTTCTTATCTTAGTGTTATTATTCATTGGGATCTTGTTGTATTCATTACCT aACTACATCTCCATGAAAATCGTCAAGCCCTTCAATTAA